A stretch of Imperialibacter roseus DNA encodes these proteins:
- a CDS encoding heme lyase CcmF/NrfE family subunit, with protein MIHTFVGNLGHFLVITAFVSVLISAFSYWKAQRSDEIAKPSWLSYARIAFYIHGASVFGIVASLFYIINSHYFEYHYAWSHSSAELPVYYQIATFWNGQEGSFLLWAFWHVILGAILINTNKFWEAPIMAVFAAVQAFLLSMILGVVIFNVKFGSSPFILLREAMNAPIFQLNPDFVPKDGSGLNPLLQNYWMVIHPPTLFLGFATTIIPFVYCMAGLWIGKYKEWVRPALPWALFSAVTLGIGILMGAYWAYETLNFGGYWNWDPVENAIYVPWLVLVAAIHTMITFKKSNNALKASMVLSIATFILVLYATFLTRSGILGDSSVHSFTDLGLSGQLLVYLLTFTVLSVWLLAKTWSKIPTSEEEVSTYSREFWIFMGAATLCVMAFQVIIPTSIPVWNAIVELFGGISNVAPPADQVAFYSKWQIWLAVILALLSGTGQFFWWKKVDKQKLKESLFYPAVISLLASGIIIVVAKVTEPAYILLLTAGIYSIVANGKILFSLLKTSPKLAGGAVAHIGIAMMLVGVLFSSGYSRIISLNNTGMIWNKDFPEEMNTKNLLLFQHETVQMGDYSLNYKGLRKEIDGFPGYVSTSAIEAFGDQRKVVARKDIEWNGKKYFSEGDTLVLDNPENSFFEIEYSKSDGKKFTLYPRFQINESMGMQVYSPDIKRTLTSDLYTHVRTFPDPESETEWGEMEEVTVKVGETFFVNDFVARVQGIERITEIPQVTLGLEDVAIKARIVISGADEDYIVEPIYLIKDRMIGLIPEEVKDVASKITFLNVHPESNSFTFGINTTQKEWVILEAVVKPYINVLWTGTLIMVLGFAMAIRRRYVEFIKMRDKGQEE; from the coding sequence ATGATACATACCTTTGTTGGTAATTTAGGTCACTTTTTAGTGATCACAGCGTTTGTTTCTGTTCTCATCAGCGCATTTTCATATTGGAAAGCCCAGCGTTCCGATGAAATTGCCAAGCCTTCCTGGCTTAGCTATGCACGCATCGCCTTTTATATCCATGGCGCTTCCGTATTTGGCATCGTTGCATCTCTCTTTTACATCATCAACAGCCACTATTTTGAGTATCACTATGCCTGGAGCCACTCCTCTGCTGAGCTTCCGGTCTACTATCAGATTGCCACATTTTGGAACGGCCAGGAAGGCTCCTTCCTGCTGTGGGCATTCTGGCATGTCATTCTTGGAGCGATCCTGATCAATACCAACAAGTTTTGGGAAGCACCCATCATGGCCGTTTTCGCTGCTGTGCAAGCCTTCCTCCTGTCAATGATCCTTGGGGTCGTTATTTTCAATGTAAAGTTTGGAAGCTCGCCGTTCATTTTGCTGCGTGAGGCAATGAATGCACCGATTTTCCAGCTCAACCCAGACTTCGTTCCCAAAGATGGCTCAGGCCTCAACCCCCTGCTTCAGAACTACTGGATGGTCATTCACCCCCCAACTTTGTTCCTCGGGTTTGCCACCACTATTATCCCATTTGTGTATTGCATGGCTGGGCTTTGGATAGGAAAATACAAAGAATGGGTCAGGCCGGCACTGCCGTGGGCACTGTTTTCGGCAGTCACACTTGGCATTGGCATATTGATGGGCGCCTACTGGGCTTACGAAACGCTAAATTTTGGAGGCTACTGGAACTGGGATCCCGTGGAAAACGCCATCTACGTGCCATGGTTGGTGCTGGTGGCAGCCATCCACACCATGATCACTTTCAAGAAAAGTAACAACGCACTGAAGGCATCCATGGTGCTGTCCATTGCTACGTTCATCTTAGTACTTTATGCTACATTCCTTACCCGTTCCGGCATACTTGGAGACTCGTCTGTCCATTCCTTTACTGATCTCGGGCTTTCCGGCCAGCTCCTTGTCTATCTTCTAACATTTACAGTGCTATCTGTTTGGCTTTTGGCCAAAACCTGGAGCAAGATCCCCACCTCCGAAGAGGAAGTTTCCACCTACTCCAGAGAGTTTTGGATTTTCATGGGTGCCGCCACGCTTTGTGTGATGGCCTTTCAAGTGATAATACCTACTTCCATCCCTGTATGGAATGCCATTGTTGAGCTGTTTGGCGGCATCTCCAATGTAGCACCCCCGGCAGATCAGGTCGCTTTCTACAGCAAGTGGCAAATCTGGCTGGCAGTTATCCTGGCCCTGCTCTCAGGAACAGGGCAGTTTTTCTGGTGGAAAAAAGTAGACAAACAAAAGCTGAAAGAATCTCTCTTTTATCCCGCAGTTATTTCTTTGCTGGCTTCCGGAATAATTATTGTCGTGGCTAAAGTCACCGAGCCAGCCTACATTCTTTTGCTTACCGCAGGCATCTATTCCATCGTTGCTAATGGAAAAATTCTTTTTTCGTTGCTGAAAACGAGCCCCAAACTGGCAGGTGGAGCCGTGGCACACATTGGCATCGCCATGATGCTGGTGGGTGTCCTTTTTTCTTCTGGCTACTCCAGGATCATTTCCCTCAACAACACCGGAATGATTTGGAATAAGGACTTTCCGGAGGAAATGAACACAAAGAATCTCCTGCTGTTTCAGCATGAAACCGTGCAAATGGGGGACTATTCTCTAAATTATAAAGGCCTCCGAAAAGAAATAGATGGCTTTCCTGGCTATGTAAGTACCAGCGCTATTGAGGCCTTTGGAGATCAGCGCAAAGTGGTCGCCAGAAAAGACATTGAATGGAATGGGAAGAAATATTTTTCCGAAGGAGATACACTGGTTCTTGACAACCCTGAAAACAGTTTCTTCGAAATTGAATATTCGAAAAGCGACGGCAAGAAATTTACCCTATACCCCAGGTTCCAAATCAACGAGTCGATGGGGATGCAGGTCTATTCTCCGGATATCAAAAGGACTCTTACCTCCGATTTATATACCCACGTAAGAACCTTTCCGGATCCTGAATCAGAGACAGAATGGGGCGAAATGGAAGAAGTGACGGTAAAGGTCGGCGAAACTTTCTTTGTGAACGACTTCGTTGCCAGGGTGCAGGGCATTGAAAGAATAACGGAAATTCCGCAAGTGACATTGGGGCTGGAAGACGTGGCAATCAAGGCGAGAATTGTTATTAGTGGAGCCGATGAAGACTATATTGTGGAGCCTATTTACCTGATCAAAGACAGAATGATCGGTCTGATACCTGAGGAGGTGAAGGATGTCGCTTCAAAAATCACTTTCCTAAACGTCCATCCTGAAAGCAATAGCTTCACTTTTGGTATCAACACCACACAAAAAGAGTGGGTCATTCTGGAGGCTGTTGTTAAGCCTTATATCAACGTCCTTTGGACAGGCACCCTAATTATGGTACTTGGTTTTGCCATGGCCATTCGCAGGCGCTACGTCGAGTTTATCAAAATGAGAGACAAGGGTCAGGAGGAATAA
- a CDS encoding cytochrome c maturation protein CcmE domain-containing protein: MKKSHIFGIIIIAVAVMVIVSTAGDASTYVSFGEAQELAEKGNANMIHVVGALKKDEQGQPVGIQTSPDMLSFSFIMVDQNNLEQEVIYNQPMPMDFLRSEQVVVVGSYKKNKFIADKILMKCPSKYQENEIKVGEVR, translated from the coding sequence ATGAAAAAGTCGCACATATTCGGAATCATCATCATAGCTGTGGCTGTCATGGTTATTGTTTCCACAGCAGGTGACGCAAGCACCTATGTGAGCTTTGGAGAAGCCCAGGAGCTAGCCGAAAAAGGCAACGCAAACATGATCCATGTGGTGGGAGCCCTAAAAAAAGACGAGCAGGGTCAGCCAGTTGGTATTCAAACCAGCCCCGATATGCTCTCCTTCTCCTTCATCATGGTTGATCAAAACAATCTTGAACAGGAAGTGATTTACAACCAGCCCATGCCCATGGATTTTCTCAGGTCGGAGCAGGTAGTGGTGGTGGGCTCTTACAAGAAAAATAAATTCATTGCCGACAAAATCCTGATGAAGTGCCCTTCAAAATATCAGGAGAATGAAATAAAAGTTGGAGAGGTCAGATAA
- a CDS encoding CcmD family protein — MKHTLSIAMLAIGMFLSTSLLAQEKHKIDENDYANQSVEMADGFRAEGKIYVVVAVMVALLGGFTFYVVRMDMKVTGLEKKVEEFLQGK, encoded by the coding sequence ATGAAGCATACACTTTCCATCGCAATGCTTGCCATAGGCATGTTTTTGTCAACCAGCCTCTTGGCACAGGAAAAACATAAAATAGATGAAAACGATTATGCCAATCAATCTGTTGAAATGGCAGACGGCTTCCGGGCCGAGGGAAAAATCTATGTGGTAGTAGCAGTAATGGTGGCCCTCTTGGGAGGATTTACCTTCTACGTGGTAAGGATGGACATGAAAGTGACAGGCCTGGAGAAAAAGGTGGAGGAATTTCTGCAAGGAAAATAA
- the ccsA gene encoding cytochrome c biogenesis protein CcsA translates to MDKLIRKWWWKTLAVVLMLYVVCAGLLFDVPRLVILNETIRVLHFHVPMWFGMILLLLASVVYAIKNLSNPSPKNDIYSLEFANVGVAFGVMGIVTGMIWANFTWGEPWSNDPKQNASAIGILIYFAYFILRGSIEDENTKARISAVYNIFAFAILIPLLFILPRLTDSLHPGNGGNPGFNAYDLDSKLRKVFYTAVIGWSLIGFWIATIRIRMRLVQHVTEQ, encoded by the coding sequence ATGGATAAATTGATAAGAAAATGGTGGTGGAAAACCCTGGCAGTTGTGCTCATGCTGTATGTAGTGTGCGCAGGCCTTCTTTTTGACGTTCCCCGCCTGGTGATTCTGAATGAAACCATCAGGGTGCTACACTTTCACGTACCCATGTGGTTCGGCATGATCTTGCTTTTGCTGGCCTCGGTAGTTTACGCCATCAAAAACCTTTCTAACCCCAGCCCCAAAAACGATATCTATAGTTTGGAGTTTGCCAACGTTGGCGTTGCCTTTGGGGTGATGGGCATTGTAACTGGCATGATTTGGGCGAATTTTACCTGGGGAGAGCCCTGGAGCAACGACCCCAAGCAAAACGCTTCTGCCATCGGCATCCTGATCTATTTCGCCTATTTTATTTTGAGAGGATCCATCGAAGACGAAAACACAAAGGCAAGGATAAGTGCGGTGTATAACATATTTGCCTTTGCCATTTTAATCCCTCTTTTGTTTATCCTTCCAAGGCTTACCGACTCACTGCACCCCGGCAACGGAGGCAACCCCGGTTTCAATGCCTATGACCTGGATAGTAAACTGAGGAAGGTGTTTTACACCGCAGTTATTGGCTGGTCGCTTATAGGTTTTTGGATCGCCACCATCAGGATCAGAATGAGATTAGTTCAACATGTTACGGAGCAATAA
- a CDS encoding heme exporter protein CcmB, with the protein MWSEVKYLFLKEVTLEWRQKYAFNGLLLFTVSTIFIIYLSLRVKNQAGLPDHLWNALFWIIILFSAINAIAKSFLQESPGRQLYYYISVHPISLIMAKMVYNSLLMVVLAVIAVVVYGTVLGYPVINTLMFASVVALASIGISSVLTMMSAIASKAGNNTVLMAILSLPLLIPILLLSIKAVKNAIDDLTWGDTSDELITLAAVDCIGIALGYVLFPFLWKS; encoded by the coding sequence ATGTGGTCTGAAGTAAAATATCTGTTCCTCAAAGAGGTCACCCTTGAATGGCGGCAAAAGTATGCTTTCAACGGCCTACTGCTATTTACTGTCAGCACCATTTTCATCATCTACCTGAGTCTGCGGGTTAAAAATCAGGCCGGACTTCCCGACCATTTGTGGAATGCCCTCTTCTGGATCATTATCCTTTTCTCCGCCATCAATGCCATTGCCAAAAGCTTTCTTCAGGAATCTCCCGGAAGACAGCTTTACTACTATATTTCAGTGCACCCGATAAGCCTGATAATGGCAAAAATGGTTTATAACAGCTTGCTGATGGTGGTGCTGGCGGTGATTGCCGTTGTAGTGTACGGAACGGTTTTGGGCTATCCGGTCATCAACACACTGATGTTTGCCTCGGTGGTAGCGCTTGCTTCCATAGGCATCTCATCGGTGCTCACGATGATGTCAGCCATTGCTTCTAAAGCCGGTAACAATACCGTGCTAATGGCCATTTTGAGTTTGCCCTTGCTCATACCCATTCTCCTGCTGTCAATTAAAGCTGTAAAGAATGCTATTGATGACCTAACTTGGGGCGACACATCAGACGAACTAATTACGCTGGCGGCCGTAGATTGCATTGGAATTGCGTTGGGCTATGTGTTGTTTCCTTTTCTCTGGAAAAGCTGA
- a CDS encoding DUF7133 domain-containing protein: MRTTYRLWLSVASALFIIVSSTSCSDTDKKFDKTPQLSTPQDTVNLPVVSLPEGADTTNAYWQGIDLEPKKPVIPLPVNEEKARFLLQPGYSLEPILTEPQIQQPGAITFDGNGRMYVLELRTYMLTADSEGTLEPVSAISRWEDKNNDGVYETGGTFVDSLVFPRFVLAFGPNSVLTMESNTDNVYMFTDTDNDGKADKKEFFTDNFGRPGNVEHQQAFLYWGMDNWLYSTVNPFRVRWTPNGVIREATGSNHAQWGISHDDDGKLWFQGGSNGLPMSFQFPIHYGDYIVKDVNYAEGFDVPWGAPVKIADMQGGMGAVRMPEGTLNRVTGAAGNDVYRGDRLPKELYGQYFYGEPVARIVRQINPVVNEGLTTLHNVFQDQKSEFIRSTDPLFRPVDMTTAPDGTMYITDMYHGIIQEGEWTPVGSYLRAKIEQYQLDKVVGLGRIWRLNHQDFQRDKTKPKMYDQKSSELLAYLSHPNGWWRDMAQQVLVQRQDKSVAPELVKLAKTSNNLLARFHALWVLEGIGALDAGLVREMMKDSNPRMRIQAMWVGETLYKAGDMSLGADYVRMMNDEDTMVKMRAMMTGRLLKIPGTEKAVKTVMAADQTAGVQLVGQQVLEPVVVNSFFGRSNPNYSEKEQALLEKGADIFNSLCSTCHGTLGLGAPGGRGKLMAPSLAASKRIKGHPDYVIKTLLHGMTGDIEGTSYTGVMMAPMGNNDDEWIAAAASFIRANFENESSLVTAEDVARVRANTTGQTKSYTYPELLASVPKVLTPTDGWKMTASHTANTRKGSTASAKGAFNFEGWTTGITQQAGMWYQVQLPKPATITEIHFTSPPISRGWRPGSPPPIHTYPKEYDLEVSMDGKQWTKLLENAKGDNASMAIRIDPVETKFLRMTLTKSDSVVHGEFRGKPIDFEVTWTMREMKLYGFME; encoded by the coding sequence ATGAGAACTACATACCGCCTATGGCTATCCGTGGCGAGCGCCCTTTTTATCATTGTTTCATCAACTTCATGTTCCGACACCGACAAGAAGTTTGATAAGACTCCTCAGCTTAGCACTCCTCAAGACACTGTTAACCTGCCTGTGGTCAGCCTTCCCGAAGGAGCTGACACCACCAATGCCTACTGGCAGGGGATAGACCTAGAGCCCAAGAAACCAGTGATACCATTGCCGGTGAATGAAGAAAAGGCCAGGTTCCTACTTCAGCCGGGCTACAGCCTTGAACCAATTTTAACAGAGCCGCAAATACAGCAACCGGGTGCCATCACTTTTGACGGCAACGGCAGAATGTATGTGCTGGAATTACGCACCTACATGCTCACAGCAGACTCTGAAGGCACGCTGGAGCCAGTAAGTGCCATTTCCCGCTGGGAAGACAAAAACAATGATGGCGTTTATGAAACGGGTGGCACATTTGTCGACAGCCTCGTTTTCCCAAGATTTGTTCTGGCCTTTGGCCCCAACAGTGTGCTGACCATGGAGTCGAACACCGACAATGTGTACATGTTCACCGACACCGACAATGACGGCAAGGCAGACAAAAAAGAGTTTTTTACAGATAATTTTGGCCGCCCCGGCAATGTAGAGCATCAGCAAGCCTTTTTGTACTGGGGCATGGACAACTGGCTGTACAGCACCGTCAACCCTTTTAGAGTCAGGTGGACTCCGAATGGAGTAATAAGGGAAGCTACAGGCTCCAACCACGCCCAGTGGGGAATTTCGCACGACGATGACGGCAAGCTCTGGTTTCAGGGCGGGTCTAACGGTTTACCTATGTCCTTTCAATTCCCAATTCATTATGGCGACTATATTGTAAAAGACGTGAACTACGCAGAGGGCTTCGATGTGCCCTGGGGAGCACCCGTAAAGATAGCCGATATGCAAGGAGGCATGGGTGCGGTGCGAATGCCCGAAGGCACGTTGAACAGAGTGACGGGTGCAGCTGGCAACGATGTGTACCGGGGCGACCGCCTGCCAAAAGAGCTCTACGGCCAATACTTCTACGGCGAACCTGTAGCAAGAATCGTCAGGCAAATCAATCCGGTAGTTAACGAAGGGCTGACGACGCTACACAACGTCTTTCAGGATCAAAAATCAGAGTTCATTCGCTCCACTGATCCTCTTTTCCGTCCGGTTGACATGACAACAGCACCTGACGGCACCATGTACATCACCGACATGTACCACGGCATTATTCAGGAGGGAGAATGGACACCAGTTGGCTCCTACCTGAGAGCGAAAATTGAGCAGTACCAACTCGACAAAGTGGTGGGCCTTGGAAGAATATGGAGGTTAAACCATCAGGATTTTCAAAGAGATAAGACAAAGCCAAAGATGTACGACCAAAAATCGTCGGAGCTTCTGGCATACCTCAGTCACCCTAATGGTTGGTGGCGAGACATGGCTCAGCAGGTGCTGGTTCAACGGCAGGATAAGTCGGTAGCTCCTGAATTAGTGAAGTTGGCAAAGACAAGTAACAATCTTTTGGCTCGTTTTCACGCTTTGTGGGTGCTTGAAGGTATCGGCGCACTCGATGCTGGTCTTGTCAGGGAAATGATGAAAGATTCCAATCCACGTATGCGCATTCAAGCCATGTGGGTGGGTGAAACGCTTTATAAGGCTGGTGACATGTCGCTTGGGGCTGACTACGTGCGTATGATGAACGATGAGGACACCATGGTGAAAATGCGTGCCATGATGACCGGGCGCCTCCTCAAAATTCCGGGAACGGAAAAAGCTGTGAAGACAGTAATGGCCGCCGATCAAACAGCCGGTGTGCAGCTGGTTGGGCAGCAGGTGCTGGAACCTGTGGTTGTCAATTCGTTCTTTGGCCGGAGCAACCCCAACTATTCGGAAAAAGAGCAGGCCTTGCTTGAAAAAGGCGCCGACATCTTCAACAGCCTGTGCTCTACTTGCCATGGCACGCTGGGTCTTGGTGCTCCGGGTGGGCGGGGCAAATTAATGGCGCCCTCTTTAGCTGCTTCAAAACGAATAAAAGGCCATCCGGACTATGTGATTAAGACCCTGCTCCATGGAATGACCGGAGACATCGAAGGTACTTCATACACGGGCGTCATGATGGCGCCAATGGGCAACAATGACGACGAGTGGATTGCTGCGGCAGCCTCGTTTATCAGGGCCAATTTTGAAAACGAATCGTCGCTGGTAACTGCCGAAGACGTGGCCAGGGTTCGGGCAAACACTACAGGACAAACTAAGTCGTACACATATCCAGAGTTGTTGGCTTCAGTTCCCAAAGTTTTAACACCAACAGACGGCTGGAAAATGACAGCCAGCCATACTGCCAACACTCGTAAGGGAAGTACAGCGTCGGCAAAGGGCGCTTTTAACTTCGAAGGCTGGACAACAGGCATTACGCAGCAGGCTGGCATGTGGTACCAGGTGCAGTTGCCTAAGCCTGCCACCATTACCGAAATCCATTTCACCTCACCTCCAATAAGCAGAGGCTGGCGGCCAGGATCACCTCCTCCTATCCATACCTATCCAAAAGAGTATGACCTGGAAGTGTCAATGGATGGCAAGCAGTGGACAAAATTGCTGGAGAATGCGAAGGGTGACAATGCTTCAATGGCTATTAGAATAGATCCGGTAGAAACCAAATTCCTGCGGATGACGCTAACTAAATCTGACTCGGTGGTTCACGGAGAATTCAGGGGCAAACCAATCGACTTTGAGGTCACCTGGACAATGCGGGAAATGAAGCTTTATGGATTCATGGAGTAG
- a CDS encoding sugar phosphate isomerase/epimerase family protein has protein sequence MNRTITRISKRTIFLLVLALLAGAPAIMAQEIGIQMGSMRELMKVDVEKTLARLKELGVKELEGGTPRGIDKEAYKKLLEKYGLKVVAVGSNFDALQKPDELQAIIDNAKFYNAKFVLCYWIPHTEEKMTLEEMKKGVEVFNAAGKTLKENGLTFAYHAHGYEFVDYEGGNGTLYEYFMDNTNPDYVTVQMDVFWMRNPGQNPAALLRKYPTRFTSLHLKDRKPGSKDNLQGRQDPETNVVLGQGDVGIAEAMEAAMEIGIKHYFIEDESSRALEQVPQSLDYLASLKTKKGKKKK, from the coding sequence ATGAACAGGACGATAACCCGTATCTCTAAAAGAACGATTTTCTTGCTGGTGCTGGCCCTTTTGGCGGGCGCTCCGGCGATAATGGCCCAGGAAATTGGCATTCAGATGGGTAGCATGAGAGAACTCATGAAAGTAGATGTGGAAAAGACGTTGGCTCGGTTAAAAGAGCTAGGAGTCAAAGAGCTTGAAGGAGGCACTCCACGTGGAATTGACAAAGAGGCGTATAAAAAGCTACTCGAAAAATACGGGCTCAAAGTAGTAGCAGTTGGTAGCAACTTCGATGCACTGCAAAAACCAGATGAGCTTCAGGCAATCATCGATAATGCGAAGTTTTACAATGCCAAATTTGTGCTCTGCTACTGGATTCCCCATACTGAGGAAAAGATGACCCTTGAGGAGATGAAGAAAGGGGTGGAGGTGTTCAATGCGGCGGGAAAAACCCTGAAGGAAAACGGCCTTACTTTCGCCTATCATGCCCATGGTTATGAGTTCGTTGACTACGAAGGAGGCAATGGCACCTTGTACGAGTATTTTATGGACAATACCAACCCGGATTATGTCACCGTTCAAATGGATGTGTTCTGGATGCGCAACCCTGGACAAAATCCTGCTGCGTTGTTGAGAAAATACCCTACTCGCTTTACTTCACTGCATTTGAAGGACAGGAAGCCAGGCAGCAAAGACAACCTGCAAGGCCGCCAAGATCCTGAAACCAACGTAGTGCTCGGTCAGGGCGATGTTGGCATTGCCGAGGCGATGGAAGCTGCCATGGAAATTGGCATCAAACACTATTTCATCGAAGATGAATCTTCGAGAGCCCTTGAGCAGGTGCCGCAAAGTCTTGACTACCTGGCATCGCTAAAGACGAAGAAAGGCAAGAAAAAGAAGTAG
- a CDS encoding ABC transporter permease, with product MKGEDQVIPRWVGRFLQLICPEHLLEEIEGDLIYRYNKDLLKHNNSKAKRRLVWNAIRFFRPGILMRNNFTKGLNYQIMLKYHLLVAWRVLLKNKLFSFTNVSGLAIGFACCTLIALYVMDELSYDLYHSKANQIYRVLHYYDNSKDTTQFSKDPKDYQVWGNAPVGPALQADFPEVEKVVRFSGRINTLIRRGDKVFNEENIFLVDSTVFDVFGWEFATGSPEKALESPNSIVITESTARKYFGDENAIGETLTVDAAAGRINDTGSYMVTGVLKDIPANSHFTFDVLLPMSQFKKSRPGVFPQWGYVDFYTYFLVPRGYEISRLQAKMEGFSRRHVPDFRYHVMLEPLTDAYLHSDAKRQPGVTGNLSNLYIFSAIAVFILFIACINFMNLSTARSLTRAKEVGVRKVAGARQTVLRTQFLTEAVLLSVMAGFLALLITMLLLPSFRELTGKQISYEAVLAPQILLSLFAITIVSGLFAGVYPALVLSSFHPSQVLKGIFKASFQGAMIRKGLVVFQFTLSIALIAGTGIVFSQLNHLRTVDLGFEQDQMLVINYGYDGKVEEQIDMIKNEFEQHPAVLSAAASRTVPGGYFPKAGTNVESSTGEMEHQAPDIYEIDYDFIEHFGIELVAGRSYSRDFPADTARSLVINEAAARLWGYPDPEEAIGKKFEQWGREGRIIGVVKDFNYISLHNRIEPLTLRLEPKYSTSFLTLKLKPENLPATVKELEEKWTTLAPHRPFLYSFLDDSFNRQYQADLRFGKVFGVFAILAIFIACLGLFGLAAWTAERRIKEIGIRRVLGASFSQIISLLSADFMKLVLVSILIATPLGWYVMSRWLESFAYQVDMQWWIFAFAGLMAAAIALVTVSFQSVKAASMNPARSLRSE from the coding sequence GTGAAAGGAGAGGATCAGGTAATCCCTCGCTGGGTCGGCAGATTTCTTCAACTGATCTGCCCGGAGCATCTCCTTGAAGAGATAGAAGGAGATCTTATTTACCGTTACAACAAAGACTTACTCAAACACAACAACAGTAAAGCTAAGAGAAGACTGGTTTGGAATGCTATTCGTTTTTTCCGGCCGGGCATCTTAATGCGCAACAATTTCACAAAAGGACTAAACTATCAAATCATGCTCAAGTATCATTTACTCGTGGCCTGGAGGGTATTGTTAAAAAACAAGCTCTTCAGCTTTACCAACGTGTCGGGATTGGCCATTGGCTTTGCCTGTTGCACACTTATTGCTCTTTATGTGATGGACGAACTGTCGTACGATCTCTATCACAGCAAAGCTAACCAAATCTATCGGGTGTTGCATTACTACGACAACTCGAAAGACACCACCCAATTCTCAAAGGATCCGAAGGATTATCAGGTATGGGGAAATGCCCCTGTTGGCCCGGCATTGCAGGCCGATTTTCCCGAGGTAGAAAAGGTTGTGCGTTTTTCCGGGCGTATCAACACGCTGATAAGGCGGGGCGACAAGGTGTTCAACGAAGAAAATATCTTTCTGGTCGACTCCACTGTTTTCGACGTTTTCGGTTGGGAGTTTGCGACTGGCAGCCCTGAAAAAGCCCTTGAAAGCCCCAACAGTATTGTCATTACTGAGTCCACCGCTAGAAAGTACTTTGGAGATGAAAACGCTATTGGGGAAACACTTACTGTTGACGCTGCAGCTGGCAGAATCAACGACACTGGTAGCTATATGGTGACAGGAGTGCTAAAAGACATTCCTGCCAACTCGCATTTCACCTTCGATGTGCTGCTACCGATGAGTCAGTTTAAGAAGTCCCGGCCGGGGGTATTCCCTCAGTGGGGCTATGTCGACTTCTATACCTATTTTTTAGTGCCTCGAGGATATGAAATCAGCCGATTGCAGGCAAAAATGGAAGGCTTTTCCAGGCGACATGTGCCAGATTTCCGCTATCATGTCATGCTCGAACCACTCACCGATGCATATCTCCACTCTGACGCCAAGCGGCAGCCAGGAGTGACAGGCAACCTCTCTAATCTTTACATCTTTTCTGCCATCGCCGTTTTTATTCTTTTTATCGCCTGTATTAATTTTATGAACCTTAGCACTGCCCGGTCGCTGACACGAGCCAAGGAAGTGGGTGTGCGCAAGGTGGCTGGTGCACGGCAAACGGTGCTGAGAACACAGTTTCTCACCGAAGCGGTATTGCTTTCTGTTATGGCGGGTTTTCTAGCGCTTTTGATCACCATGCTGTTGTTGCCTTCTTTTCGGGAGCTTACTGGCAAGCAAATAAGCTACGAGGCTGTGCTGGCCCCGCAAATTTTGCTGTCTTTGTTTGCCATCACCATAGTATCCGGGCTTTTTGCTGGAGTTTATCCTGCCCTGGTGCTTTCAAGCTTTCACCCTTCTCAGGTATTGAAGGGCATCTTCAAAGCGTCGTTTCAGGGTGCAATGATCAGAAAAGGGCTTGTTGTCTTTCAATTCACGTTATCCATCGCCCTGATTGCCGGCACGGGCATTGTTTTTTCTCAACTCAACCACCTGAGAACAGTTGACCTGGGTTTTGAACAAGATCAAATGCTGGTGATTAACTACGGATACGACGGAAAAGTGGAAGAACAAATTGACATGATCAAAAATGAGTTTGAGCAGCACCCGGCTGTGTTGTCGGCAGCCGCTTCCCGAACAGTCCCAGGGGGTTATTTTCCCAAAGCTGGCACAAATGTCGAAAGCTCCACGGGCGAAATGGAGCATCAGGCACCCGATATCTACGAAATCGATTATGATTTCATTGAGCACTTTGGTATAGAGCTAGTAGCAGGCCGGAGCTACTCGAGAGACTTTCCCGCCGATACGGCCAGGTCGCTGGTGATCAACGAAGCTGCAGCCCGTCTGTGGGGCTACCCGGATCCGGAAGAGGCCATTGGAAAAAAGTTTGAGCAATGGGGAAGAGAGGGGAGAATAATTGGCGTGGTGAAAGACTTCAACTATATCTCGCTACACAACAGGATAGAGCCGCTGACCCTCCGGTTGGAGCCAAAATACAGCACGAGCTTCCTCACGCTAAAACTGAAGCCTGAGAACTTGCCGGCAACAGTGAAGGAACTGGAAGAAAAATGGACTACCCTTGCCCCTCACCGGCCTTTCCTGTATAGTTTCCTGGACGATTCATTTAACAGACAATATCAGGCCGACCTTCGGTTTGGCAAAGTGTTCGGCGTTTTTGCTATCCTCGCAATATTTATAGCCTGCCTCGGGTTGTTTGGCCTGGCAGCATGGACAGCTGAACGGAGAATCAAAGAGATTGGTATTCGACGAGTGCTTGGTGCCTCCTTCAGCCAAATCATTTCTCTCCTGTCTGCTGATTTTATGAAGCTGGTGCTGGTTTCAATACTTATCGCTACACCACTTGGCTGGTATGTGATGAGTCGCTGGTTGGAAAGCTTTGCCTATCAGGTCGACATGCAGTGGTGGATATTTGCTTTTGCTGGTCTGATGGCGGCTGCTATCGCATTGGTGACTGTTAGCTTCCAATCGGTAAAAGCCGCTTCTATGAACCCTGCCAGGTCGTTGAGGAGTGAATAG